Proteins from a genomic interval of Lelliottia amnigena:
- the btuR gene encoding cob(I)yrinic acid a,c-diamide adenosyltransferase — translation MSEDRHQQRQQRLKEQVDARVAAAQDERGIVIVFTGNGKGKTTAAFGTATRAVGHGQKVGVVQFIKGEWPNGERNLLEPHGVEFQVMATGFTWDTQNRESDTAACLAVWEHAKRMLADPQLDMVLLDEITYMVAYDYLSLEAVLTALKNRPSHQTAIVTGRGCHRDILDYADTVSELRPVKHAFDAGIKAQIGIDY, via the coding sequence ATGAGTGAAGATCGCCACCAGCAACGCCAGCAACGATTGAAAGAACAGGTTGATGCCCGCGTCGCTGCAGCCCAGGACGAGCGCGGTATCGTCATTGTGTTTACCGGAAATGGAAAAGGGAAAACGACGGCGGCTTTTGGGACCGCCACCCGCGCCGTTGGGCACGGTCAGAAAGTGGGAGTGGTGCAGTTTATCAAAGGGGAATGGCCCAACGGCGAGCGCAATTTGCTTGAGCCTCACGGCGTAGAATTTCAGGTCATGGCGACCGGTTTTACCTGGGATACGCAAAATCGCGAAAGCGATACTGCAGCCTGTCTTGCCGTGTGGGAGCACGCAAAACGGATGCTTGCCGATCCGCAGCTCGATATGGTGTTACTCGATGAGATCACCTACATGGTGGCCTACGATTATCTTTCACTGGAAGCGGTATTGACTGCGCTGAAAAACCGCCCTTCGCACCAGACGGCGATCGTCACCGGACGCGGATGCCACCGGGATATTCTGGACTATGCGGATACGGTCAGTGAGCTTCGCCCTGTTAAACACGCGTTTGACGCGGGCATAAAAGCGCAGATTGGGATCGACTACTAA
- the sohB_1 gene encoding protease sohB, translating to MRPSLDIDQVATGEHWYGIQAQEKGLVDEVGTSDDLLLSLMDGRELVGVRFTQRKRLLDRFTNSAADSADRLLLRWLQRGQKPLL from the coding sequence ATGCGTCCTTCGCTGGATATTGATCAGGTGGCGACAGGTGAACACTGGTACGGCATCCAGGCGCAGGAGAAAGGGCTGGTGGACGAGGTCGGCACGAGCGACGATTTGCTCCTGAGTCTGATGGACGGTCGTGAACTGGTCGGTGTGCGGTTTACCCAGCGTAAACGACTGTTAGATCGCTTTACGAACAGTGCCGCCGATAGCGCGGATCGTCTTTTATTGCGCTGGTTGCAGCGCGGGCAGAAGCCGCTGCTGTAA
- the trpE gene encoding anthranilate synthase component 1 has product MQTAKTKLELLTCEAIYRHNPTALFQQVCGARPATLLLESADIDSKDDLKSLLLVDSALRITALGDTVTIQALSENGASLLPLLDAALPAGIENEKRPESRTLHFPAVSQLLDEDARLCSLSVFDAFRLLQNLVDVPENEREAMFFGGLFAYDLVAGFEDLPETEQGNRCPDYCFYLAETLMVIDHQKKYTRIQASLFTPSTAEKQRLEQRIEQLQQQMTEEPTALPVQSIEHMQCEVSQTDDQYGAVVRQMQKEIRAGEIFQVVPSRRFSLPCPSPLAAYDVLKKSNPSPYMFFMQDNDFTLFGASPESSLKFDATSRQIEIYPIAGTRPRGRRADGSLDRDLDSRIELEMRTDHKELSEHLMLVDLARNDLARICTPGTRYVADLTKVDRYSFVMHLVSRVVGELRHDLDALHAYRACMNMGTLSGAPKVRAMQLIAGAEGRRRGSYGGAVGYFTAHGDLDTCIVIRSAYVEDGIATVQAGAGIVLDSVPQSEADETRSKARAVLRAIATAHHAQEIF; this is encoded by the coding sequence ATGCAAACAGCCAAAACAAAACTTGAGTTGCTGACCTGCGAAGCAATTTATCGCCATAACCCTACCGCCTTGTTTCAGCAAGTCTGCGGCGCACGCCCTGCCACGCTGCTGCTTGAATCCGCCGATATCGACAGCAAAGACGACCTCAAAAGCCTGCTGCTGGTAGACAGCGCATTACGGATTACGGCTTTAGGTGACACCGTCACTATTCAGGCTTTATCCGAGAACGGCGCGTCGTTGCTGCCGCTGCTCGATGCCGCACTGCCTGCGGGCATCGAAAATGAAAAACGTCCAGAATCCCGTACATTGCACTTCCCTGCGGTAAGCCAACTGCTGGATGAAGATGCGCGTCTGTGCTCGCTGTCCGTTTTTGATGCGTTCCGCTTGCTGCAAAATCTGGTTGATGTTCCTGAGAACGAGCGTGAAGCGATGTTCTTTGGCGGGCTGTTTGCCTATGACCTGGTTGCCGGATTTGAAGATTTACCCGAAACCGAGCAAGGCAACCGCTGCCCGGATTACTGCTTCTATCTGGCAGAGACCCTGATGGTGATTGACCATCAGAAGAAATACACCCGCATTCAGGCCAGTCTTTTCACGCCTTCCACTGCCGAAAAACAGCGCCTTGAGCAACGTATCGAACAGCTGCAACAGCAGATGACGGAAGAACCCACTGCGTTACCGGTGCAAAGTATCGAGCACATGCAGTGTGAAGTCAGCCAGACGGACGATCAGTACGGCGCGGTTGTCCGCCAGATGCAAAAAGAAATTCGTGCAGGCGAGATTTTCCAGGTGGTGCCGTCACGTCGCTTCTCGCTCCCTTGCCCTTCGCCACTGGCCGCATACGACGTGCTGAAGAAAAGCAATCCGAGTCCGTATATGTTCTTTATGCAGGACAACGATTTCACACTGTTTGGCGCATCACCGGAAAGCTCGCTGAAATTCGATGCGACCAGTCGTCAGATTGAGATTTACCCGATCGCCGGGACGCGTCCACGCGGTCGCCGCGCGGATGGTTCACTGGACCGCGATCTCGACAGCCGCATCGAGTTAGAAATGCGTACCGACCACAAAGAGCTTTCTGAGCACCTGATGCTGGTTGACCTGGCGCGTAACGATCTGGCGCGCATCTGTACACCGGGCACCCGTTACGTCGCGGATTTAACCAAAGTTGACCGCTACTCCTTCGTGATGCACCTCGTTTCCCGCGTGGTGGGCGAGCTGCGCCACGATCTCGATGCGCTGCACGCCTACCGCGCCTGCATGAATATGGGCACCCTGAGCGGCGCGCCAAAAGTGCGTGCGATGCAGCTCATCGCGGGTGCCGAAGGCCGTCGTCGCGGCAGTTACGGCGGCGCGGTCGGTTACTTCACCGCCCATGGCGATCTGGATACCTGCATCGTGATCCGCTCGGCCTATGTCGAAGACGGCATTGCCACCGTCCAGGCGGGCGCTGGCATCGTTCTTGATTCTGTTCCGCAGTCTGAAGCTGACGAAACTCGCAGTAAAGCACGCGCGGTCTTGCGCGCTATCGCCACCGCACATCACGCACAGGAGATTTTCTGA
- the sohB_2 gene encoding protease sohB, producing the protein MELLSEYGLFLAKIATVAIAIIAIAVLLVNLTQRKRQRGELRITRLSEQYKEMQEDMSVALLDGHQQKMWHKAQKKKHKLEAKAAKANAKQAQQEVTKPRVYVLDFKGSMDAHEVSSLREEVTAVLAVAKPQDQVVLRLESPGGVVHGYGLAASQLQRLRDKQIPLTVAVDKVAASGGYMMACVADKIVAAPFAILGSIGVVAQIPNFNRFLKNKEIDIELHTAGSTNGR; encoded by the coding sequence GTGGAATTACTTTCTGAATATGGTTTGTTTTTGGCCAAAATCGCGACGGTAGCGATCGCTATTATCGCCATTGCGGTTCTGCTCGTGAATCTGACGCAGCGCAAGCGTCAGCGCGGCGAGTTACGTATCACCCGCTTAAGCGAGCAGTATAAGGAGATGCAGGAAGACATGTCGGTTGCGTTGCTGGATGGGCATCAGCAAAAGATGTGGCATAAAGCGCAAAAGAAAAAGCACAAGCTGGAAGCTAAAGCGGCAAAAGCGAACGCTAAACAGGCGCAACAGGAAGTCACCAAACCACGCGTGTATGTTCTGGATTTTAAAGGCAGTATGGATGCGCATGAAGTGTCATCGCTGCGCGAAGAGGTGACGGCGGTTTTGGCCGTGGCCAAGCCGCAGGATCAGGTCGTTCTGCGGTTAGAAAGCCCAGGTGGTGTTGTTCACGGTTACGGTCTGGCGGCCTCGCAGTTGCAGCGTTTGCGTGATAAGCAGATCCCGTTAACGGTAGCGGTAGACAAAGTGGCGGCGAGCGGGGGCTATATGATGGCCTGCGTAGCCGACAAAATCGTGGCGGCGCCTTTTGCGATCCTGGGGTCAATAGGCGTTGTCGCGCAAATCCCTAACTTCAATCGCTTCTTAAAAAATAAAGAGATCGACATTGAGCTGCACACTGCGGGCAGTACAAACGGACGCTGA
- a CDS encoding phosphotransferase domain-containing protein, translating to METALSETKYAVIYDLHSHTQASDGLLTPEALVHRAVEMRVGTLAITDHDTTDAIPAARVEIARSGLALNLISGVEISTVWENHEIHIVGLNIDIAHPALCAFLEEQKERRNQRAVLIGERLEKALIPGALEGAQRLANGGAVTRGHFARFLVEAGKASNFADVFKKYLARGKTGYVPPQWCTIKQAIDVIHHSGGKAVLAHPGRYNLSAKWLKRLLAHFAELGGEAMEVAQCQQAPNERTQHAAYARQFGLLASQGSDFHQPCAWIELGRKLWLPAGVEPVWQLWEQPQQHIEEREV from the coding sequence ATGGAAACCGCTTTGAGCGAGACAAAATACGCCGTGATTTATGATTTACACAGCCATACGCAAGCCTCTGATGGGCTGCTCACGCCTGAAGCGCTGGTCCACCGTGCCGTCGAAATGCGTGTGGGGACGCTGGCTATTACCGATCACGACACCACAGATGCTATTCCGGCAGCACGAGTGGAAATCGCGCGCAGCGGACTGGCGTTGAACCTCATCTCTGGCGTAGAAATTTCCACCGTCTGGGAAAATCACGAAATTCACATTGTGGGCTTGAACATTGATATTGCGCATCCGGCGCTGTGTGCCTTTCTGGAAGAGCAGAAAGAACGTCGTAACCAGCGCGCTGTATTGATCGGTGAACGACTTGAAAAAGCGTTGATCCCCGGTGCGCTGGAAGGCGCACAACGTCTCGCCAACGGCGGAGCCGTAACGCGGGGCCATTTCGCGCGCTTCCTGGTTGAGGCCGGTAAAGCCAGTAACTTTGCCGATGTATTTAAAAAATATCTCGCGCGCGGTAAAACCGGTTACGTTCCTCCACAGTGGTGTACAATAAAACAAGCTATTGATGTCATTCATCATTCTGGCGGAAAGGCGGTATTGGCCCATCCGGGGCGGTACAACCTGTCAGCTAAGTGGCTGAAAAGGCTGCTGGCTCACTTTGCCGAACTCGGCGGTGAAGCGATGGAAGTCGCCCAATGCCAGCAGGCTCCCAATGAGCGCACGCAGCATGCGGCATACGCCCGCCAGTTTGGTTTACTGGCTTCGCAAGGCTCTGATTTCCATCAGCCTTGCGCGTGGATTGAACTGGGGCGCAAGCTCTGGTTGCCCGCAGGCGTAGAGCCCGTCTGGCAGCTCTGGGAACAGCCACAGCAACACATTGAAGAGAGGGAAGTATGA
- the yciK gene encoding short chain dehydrogenase, producing the protein MHYQPKKDLLQNRIILVTGASDGIGREAALTYARYGATIVLLGRNEDKLRSVADEIAAISGAPARWYSLDLLSCTQESCRELAQHIAGDYPRLDGVLHNAGLLGEVRPMDEQNAEIWQQVMQVNINGTFFLTQALLPLLLKSDSGSLVFTSSSVGRQGRANWGAYAVSKFATEGMMQVLAEEYQSRHLRVNCINPGGTRTKMRASAFPSEDPQKLKTPADIMPLYLWLMGDDSRRKTGMTFDAQPGRKPGISQ; encoded by the coding sequence GTGCACTATCAACCGAAAAAAGATTTACTGCAAAATCGTATCATCCTTGTCACCGGTGCCAGCGACGGTATTGGTCGCGAAGCCGCGCTGACCTATGCTCGTTACGGCGCCACCATCGTACTGCTGGGCCGCAATGAAGATAAATTACGCAGTGTGGCTGACGAAATCGCCGCAATCAGCGGCGCGCCGGCTCGCTGGTACAGCCTGGATTTGTTGTCCTGCACACAAGAATCATGCCGCGAATTAGCCCAGCACATTGCCGGTGATTATCCGCGCCTTGACGGGGTGTTGCACAATGCCGGTTTACTCGGTGAAGTCCGTCCCATGGATGAGCAAAACGCCGAAATCTGGCAACAGGTTATGCAGGTCAATATCAACGGTACCTTTTTCCTGACTCAGGCCCTTCTTCCTTTATTACTCAAGTCTGATTCCGGGTCGCTGGTCTTTACGTCATCAAGTGTGGGTCGTCAGGGCCGGGCAAATTGGGGCGCGTATGCCGTATCGAAGTTTGCCACCGAAGGTATGATGCAGGTACTGGCTGAGGAATATCAAAGCCGTCACTTGCGGGTCAACTGCATTAATCCAGGTGGTACGCGCACTAAAATGCGGGCCAGCGCCTTCCCTTCGGAAGACCCGCAAAAGCTCAAAACGCCGGCAGATATTATGCCGCTTTATCTGTGGTTAATGGGCGATGATAGTCGTCGTAAAACCGGAATGACCTTTGATGCCCAGCCGGGCCGTAAGCCAGGAATTTCTCAATGA
- the rluB gene encoding Ribosomal large subunit pseudouridine synthase B: MSEKLQKVLARAGHGSRREIETIIEAGRVSVDGKIAKLGDRVEVVAGMKIRLDGHVISVKESAEQICRVLAYYKPEGELCTRNDPEGRPTVFDRLPKLRGARWIAVGRLDVNTCGLMLFTTDGELANRLMHPSREVEREYAVRVFGEVDEHKLRDLSRGVQLEDGPAAFKTIKFTGGEGINQWYNVTLTEGRNREVRRLWEAVGVQVSRLIRVRYGDILLPKGLPRGGYTELDLTQTNYLRELVELKPETTSKVAVEKDRRRVKANQIRRAVKRHSQVSPTRRSGSRNNNG; this comes from the coding sequence ATGAGCGAGAAATTACAGAAAGTGCTGGCGCGTGCTGGCCACGGTTCACGCCGTGAAATCGAAACTATTATCGAAGCCGGTCGCGTCAGTGTTGATGGCAAAATTGCCAAGCTGGGCGATCGTGTGGAAGTCGTCGCGGGAATGAAAATTCGTCTCGACGGCCACGTTATCTCGGTGAAAGAATCCGCAGAACAGATTTGTCGCGTGCTGGCTTACTATAAGCCGGAAGGCGAATTGTGTACCCGTAACGATCCGGAAGGACGTCCAACCGTATTTGACCGTCTGCCAAAACTGCGCGGGGCGCGCTGGATTGCTGTCGGTCGTCTGGATGTTAACACCTGCGGTCTGATGTTATTCACCACCGATGGTGAACTGGCTAACCGCCTGATGCACCCGAGCCGCGAAGTAGAACGCGAATATGCGGTGCGTGTCTTCGGCGAAGTTGACGAGCATAAACTGCGTGACTTATCGCGCGGCGTTCAGCTTGAAGACGGTCCGGCAGCCTTTAAAACGATCAAATTCACCGGCGGTGAAGGTATCAACCAGTGGTACAACGTCACGCTGACTGAAGGTCGTAACCGTGAGGTGCGTCGTCTTTGGGAAGCGGTTGGTGTGCAGGTTAGCCGACTGATTCGTGTGCGTTATGGTGACATTCTGCTGCCGAAAGGCCTGCCGCGCGGCGGGTATACGGAGCTGGATTTAACCCAGACCAACTATTTGCGTGAACTGGTCGAACTCAAACCAGAAACCACGTCGAAAGTGGCGGTTGAGAAAGATCGTCGTCGCGTGAAAGCGAATCAGATTCGCCGCGCGGTCAAGCGCCATAGCCAGGTGAGCCCGACTCGCCGTTCTGGCAGCCGTAACAACAACGGCTAA
- the trpC gene encoding bifunctional indole-3-glycerol phosphate synthase/phosphoribosylanthranilate isomerase: MQTVLAKIVADKAIWVEARKEQQPLASFQNDVVPSSRRFYDALKGARTAFILECKKASPSKGVIRDDFDPARIAEVYKHHASAISVLTDEKYFQGSFDFLPIVSQIAPQPILCKDFIIDAYQIWLARFYQADACLLMLSVLDDEQYRQLAAVAHSLNMGVLTEVSNEEELERAIALEANVVGINNRDLRDLSIDLNRTRQLAPRLGAGVTVISESGINTYAQVRELSHFANGFLIGSAMMSCEDLNVAVRRVLLGENKVCGLTRGQDAAAALEAGAIYGGLIFVDGSPRTLSESQARDVMAAAPLSYVGVFRDAPVEDVVAKAENLSLAAVQLHGSEDQHYIDALRQALPAQIQIWKAQSVSNTLPPRDLNHVDKYVLDNGQGGTGQRFDWSLLNGEKLDNVLLAGGLSPDNCVEAAKAGCAGLDFNSGVESQPGIKDASKLASVFKTLRAY; encoded by the coding sequence ATGCAGACCGTTTTAGCAAAAATCGTTGCCGATAAGGCCATCTGGGTTGAAGCCCGCAAAGAACAGCAACCGCTGGCCAGTTTTCAGAATGATGTTGTGCCAAGCAGCCGCCGTTTTTATGACGCCCTGAAGGGCGCTCGCACCGCTTTTATTCTGGAGTGCAAAAAAGCCTCGCCGTCTAAAGGCGTGATCCGCGACGATTTTGACCCTGCGCGTATCGCTGAGGTCTACAAACATCACGCATCGGCCATTTCGGTGCTGACGGATGAAAAATATTTCCAGGGCAGTTTTGATTTTCTGCCGATTGTCAGCCAAATCGCGCCGCAGCCGATTTTGTGCAAAGACTTCATCATTGACGCGTACCAAATCTGGCTGGCACGTTTTTATCAGGCTGACGCCTGCCTGCTGATGTTGTCCGTTCTGGATGACGAACAGTATCGCCAGCTCGCAGCCGTGGCGCACAGTCTGAATATGGGCGTGCTGACCGAAGTGAGTAATGAAGAAGAACTGGAGCGCGCGATTGCGCTCGAGGCCAACGTCGTTGGCATCAACAACCGCGACCTGCGCGATCTGTCCATTGATCTGAACCGTACGCGTCAGCTTGCTCCGCGTCTGGGTGCGGGTGTCACGGTCATTAGCGAATCGGGCATCAATACTTACGCTCAGGTGCGCGAGTTGAGTCATTTCGCAAACGGCTTCCTGATTGGCTCAGCTATGATGTCCTGCGAGGATTTAAACGTCGCCGTACGTCGCGTGCTGCTGGGCGAAAACAAAGTCTGTGGTCTGACTCGCGGTCAGGATGCTGCGGCAGCGCTCGAAGCGGGCGCGATCTATGGCGGTTTGATTTTCGTTGACGGCTCGCCGCGCACTCTTTCAGAAAGCCAGGCACGAGACGTGATGGCCGCCGCGCCGCTCAGCTACGTTGGCGTGTTCCGCGATGCGCCCGTTGAGGACGTCGTAGCAAAAGCCGAAAATCTCTCCCTCGCCGCCGTTCAACTGCACGGCAGCGAAGACCAGCACTATATCGACGCGCTGCGCCAGGCATTGCCTGCGCAGATCCAGATCTGGAAAGCGCAGAGCGTAAGCAACACTTTACCGCCTCGCGATTTGAATCACGTTGATAAGTACGTGCTCGATAACGGCCAGGGCGGCACGGGCCAGCGTTTCGACTGGTCGCTGCTGAACGGTGAGAAGCTGGATAACGTCCTGCTGGCGGGTGGCTTAAGCCCCGACAATTGCGTAGAGGCCGCGAAAGCGGGCTGCGCAGGTCTCGATTTCAATTCAGGCGTAGAGTCCCAACCGGGAATCAAAGATGCCAGCAAACTGGCCTCGGTATTCAAGACGCTGCGTGCATATTAA
- the yciO gene encoding YciO family, with translation MSQFFYIHPDNPQARLINQAVEIVRKGGVIVYPTDSGYALGCKIEDKGAMERICRIRHLPDGHNFTLMCRDLSEISTYAYVDNVAFRLIKNNTPGNYTFILKGTKEVPRRLLQEKRKTIGMRVPSNPIAQMLLETLGEPMLSTSLMLPGSDFTESDPEEIKDRLEKQVDLIIHGGYLGQQPTTVVDLTEEAPEVIREGVGDVKPFL, from the coding sequence ATGAGTCAGTTTTTCTATATTCATCCGGATAACCCACAGGCGCGCTTGATCAATCAGGCCGTTGAAATCGTTCGTAAGGGCGGCGTGATCGTTTATCCAACGGATTCCGGCTATGCGCTGGGCTGTAAAATCGAAGACAAAGGGGCGATGGAACGTATCTGCCGCATTCGTCATTTGCCGGATGGGCATAACTTTACCCTGATGTGTCGCGATCTCTCCGAAATCTCGACCTACGCCTACGTGGATAACGTCGCGTTTCGTTTAATTAAAAACAACACGCCGGGCAACTATACTTTTATTCTGAAAGGAACCAAGGAAGTGCCGCGCCGTTTGTTACAGGAAAAACGCAAAACGATCGGCATGCGCGTGCCCTCCAACCCGATTGCCCAGATGTTGCTCGAAACGCTTGGCGAGCCGATGCTTTCTACGTCGCTGATGCTGCCAGGCAGTGATTTTACGGAGTCCGATCCGGAAGAAATCAAAGACCGTCTGGAAAAGCAGGTTGACCTGATTATCCACGGCGGGTATCTCGGCCAGCAGCCGACAACGGTTGTTGATCTGACGGAAGAGGCGCCTGAAGTGATTCGTGAAGGCGTGGGCGACGTTAAGCCTTTCTTGTAA
- the trpD gene encoding bifunctional glutamine amidotransferase/anthranilate phosphoribosyltransferase, whose protein sequence is MADILLLDNIDSFTYNLADQLRANGHNVVIYRNHVPAQTLIERLETMQNPVLMLSPGPGAPSEAGCMPELLTRMRGKLPIIGICLGHQAIVEAYGGYVGQAGEILHGKASSIEHDGQAMFAGLPNPLPVARYHSLVGSNIPAGLTINASFEGMVMAVRHDADRVCGLQFHPESILTSNGARLLEQTLNWALQKLEQTNTLQPILEKLYQAQTLTQQESHQLFSAVVRGELKPEQLAAALVSMKVRGEQPQEIAGAATALLENAAPFPRPDYQFADIVGTGGDGSNSINISTASAFVAAACGMKVAKHGNRSVSSRSGSSDLLAAFGINLEMNAERSREALDDLGVCFLFAPKYHTGFRHAMPVRQQLKTRTLFNVLGPLINPAHPPLALIGVYSPELVLPIAETLRVLGYQRAAVVHSGGMDEVSLHASTLVAELRDGEIQSYQLEASDFGLTPYRQEQLAGGTPEENRDILTRLLQGKGEAAHEAAVAANVAMLMRLHGEEDLQVNAQKVMAVLRSGAAYDRVTALAARG, encoded by the coding sequence ATGGCTGACATTCTGCTGCTCGATAATATCGACTCCTTTACTTACAACCTGGCAGACCAGCTGCGTGCAAACGGCCACAACGTGGTGATTTACCGCAATCATGTCCCGGCGCAAACGCTGATTGAACGTCTGGAAACCATGCAAAACCCGGTGCTGATGCTTTCTCCAGGCCCCGGTGCGCCAAGCGAAGCAGGCTGTATGCCTGAGCTGTTGACCCGTATGCGCGGCAAACTGCCGATTATCGGGATTTGCCTGGGGCATCAGGCGATTGTTGAAGCCTATGGCGGCTATGTTGGTCAGGCGGGTGAAATCCTGCACGGTAAAGCCTCCAGCATTGAACACGACGGTCAGGCGATGTTTGCCGGGCTGCCAAACCCGCTCCCGGTGGCGCGTTATCACTCGCTGGTGGGCAGCAACATTCCGGCGGGTCTAACGATCAACGCCTCTTTCGAAGGCATGGTGATGGCCGTGCGTCACGATGCGGATCGCGTATGTGGTCTGCAATTCCATCCGGAATCCATTTTGACCTCCAACGGCGCACGCCTGCTGGAACAAACCCTGAACTGGGCGCTACAGAAACTGGAGCAAACCAATACGCTGCAGCCGATTCTTGAAAAACTGTATCAGGCGCAAACGCTCACCCAGCAGGAGAGCCACCAGCTTTTCTCCGCCGTCGTGCGCGGCGAGCTGAAGCCAGAACAGCTGGCAGCCGCGCTGGTGAGCATGAAAGTGCGCGGTGAGCAACCGCAGGAAATTGCCGGTGCCGCTACCGCTCTGCTGGAAAATGCAGCCCCCTTCCCGCGCCCGGATTATCAGTTTGCGGATATTGTCGGGACCGGCGGTGACGGCAGCAACAGTATCAATATCTCCACGGCCAGCGCGTTTGTGGCAGCGGCCTGTGGCATGAAAGTTGCGAAACACGGTAACCGCAGCGTCTCCAGCCGCTCGGGTTCGTCTGACCTGTTGGCCGCTTTTGGCATCAACCTGGAGATGAACGCTGAACGTTCGCGTGAAGCGCTGGACGATTTGGGCGTCTGCTTCCTGTTTGCACCGAAATATCACACCGGTTTCCGCCACGCGATGCCGGTTCGCCAGCAGTTGAAAACCCGCACGCTGTTTAACGTGCTTGGGCCATTGATCAACCCGGCGCATCCGCCGCTGGCGCTGATTGGCGTCTACAGCCCTGAACTGGTTTTACCGATTGCTGAAACCCTGCGTGTTCTGGGTTATCAACGTGCCGCCGTGGTTCACAGCGGCGGGATGGATGAAGTGTCGCTTCATGCTTCAACGCTGGTTGCCGAACTGCGCGACGGTGAAATCCAAAGCTACCAGTTAGAAGCGTCAGACTTTGGTTTGACGCCGTACCGCCAGGAACAGCTCGCTGGCGGCACACCGGAAGAAAACCGTGACATTCTGACACGCTTGCTACAAGGTAAAGGTGAGGCCGCCCACGAGGCCGCTGTCGCCGCGAATGTCGCGATGTTGATGCGCTTACACGGTGAAGAAGATCTCCAGGTTAACGCGCAGAAAGTGATGGCCGTATTGCGTTCTGGCGCAGCTTACGACCGCGTTACCGCACTTGCGGCAAGAGGGTAA
- the yciN gene encoding protein YciN: protein MQQNSQPIDRETLLVEANKLIRDHEDTLAGIEATGVEQRNGVLVFSGEYFLMSKVYPPPRAQQYLTCSNTWPTRSQRNIT, encoded by the coding sequence ATGCAGCAAAATAGCCAACCCATCGATCGTGAAACGTTGCTTGTTGAAGCGAACAAACTGATTCGTGACCACGAAGATACCCTGGCAGGTATTGAAGCCACCGGCGTTGAGCAACGTAACGGTGTGCTGGTGTTCAGCGGTGAGTATTTCTTGATGAGCAAGGTCTACCCACCCCCAAGAGCACAGCAGTATTTAACATGTTCAAATACCTGGCCCACGCGCTCTCAGAGAAATATCACCTGA